One genomic window of Undibacterium cyanobacteriorum includes the following:
- a CDS encoding ABC transporter ATP-binding protein, whose protein sequence is MTQVRLQQIRKSYADGTEVIRGIDLAIEEGEFMVFVGPSGCGKSTLLRMIAGLEEISSGELFLEGELANHVPPAKRGLAMVFQSYALYPHMNVYENMAFSLRMAGKGKTEIEAAVSKAASILQIEHLLQRKPKDLSGGQRQRVAIGRAIVRQPRLFLFDEPLSNLDASLRVQMRIELSRLHQELKTTMIYVTHDQVEAMTLGHRIVVFNGGHIEQIGQPLELYEKPANMFVAGFLGSPKMNFVEVEAVASTSVDANLYATKQVSFKLKTGAHIEIPSERFAREIKLGNTYTLGCRAEHISVCSLDEIGAVPAQCQFVEHLGDACIVYAALADHHVIAIKTTHAQAIPQRGENFGLRFSAQHCHVFDAQGVRM, encoded by the coding sequence ATGACGCAAGTTCGTTTGCAGCAAATTCGTAAATCGTATGCCGATGGCACGGAAGTGATACGTGGCATTGATCTGGCCATCGAAGAGGGCGAGTTCATGGTGTTTGTCGGCCCTTCTGGGTGCGGCAAATCGACCCTATTGCGCATGATCGCCGGTCTAGAAGAGATTAGCTCGGGTGAGTTGTTCTTGGAGGGTGAGCTGGCGAATCATGTACCACCCGCCAAGCGTGGATTGGCGATGGTGTTCCAGTCCTATGCGCTGTATCCGCATATGAATGTGTATGAGAATATGGCATTCAGTTTGCGGATGGCTGGCAAAGGCAAAACGGAAATTGAGGCAGCGGTATCGAAGGCCGCCTCCATACTGCAAATCGAACATCTTTTGCAGCGTAAGCCCAAAGATTTGTCGGGCGGTCAACGTCAACGCGTGGCGATTGGTCGCGCCATTGTCCGGCAACCACGTTTGTTTTTATTTGACGAGCCCTTATCGAATCTAGATGCAAGCTTGCGCGTGCAAATGCGAATTGAGTTGAGTCGCCTCCATCAGGAACTCAAAACCACGATGATCTACGTCACCCATGACCAAGTCGAGGCAATGACTTTGGGACATCGTATTGTGGTTTTCAACGGCGGCCACATTGAACAAATCGGACAGCCTTTAGAGCTCTATGAAAAACCAGCGAATATGTTTGTCGCTGGATTTTTAGGTTCCCCAAAAATGAATTTTGTCGAGGTTGAAGCTGTTGCGTCTACTAGCGTTGACGCCAATCTTTATGCGACTAAGCAAGTTAGTTTTAAGCTGAAAACTGGTGCGCATATTGAGATCCCAAGTGAACGTTTTGCACGTGAGATCAAGCTTGGCAACACTTATACTTTAGGTTGTCGAGCCGAACATATCAGTGTGTGTTCTCTTGATGAAATTGGTGCTGTCCCAGCACAGTGCCAGTTTGTCGAACATCTTGGCGATGCCTGCATTGTCTATGCGGCTCTTGCTGATCACCATGTGATAGCGATTAAAACTACGCATGCACAAGCTATCCCACAACGTGGTGAAAATTTTGGACTTCGTTTTTCTGCGCAGCATTGCCATGTGTTTGATGCGCAAGGTGTGCGAATGTAG
- the nagZ gene encoding beta-N-acetylhexosaminidase, with translation MNQTIISREEARKIAGQSIMIRMPGTRLEAEVADYLREHHIRAICLFRQNMVDQEQLSQFTADLRAVMGPEALIGIDQEGGAVVRSTWVPQPPAAMSLGASDDLDLAREVGAAVARSVKSLGFNWNFAPVLDLNNNVNNPVISERSFGAEPAKAVRLASAWMEGSLSEGVACCVKHFPGHGDTHVDSHRDLPEVNKSRAQLDALELAPFQAAAKHAPAMMTAHIVYPQLDAENPATMSPKILTGILRDEWNYHGVVITDGMDMHAIAGRYGVGNAAVRALAAGADMVMALGTRETQLETLEALTDAIEQGQIPYELLQKKLKRIRKLANDYPCAPKAYTEEQDVADRALMARAWKAGLTPYCNPSKPAAGSRVRLVISADVVSDGVSEAGISADKVAAMLRRVFDVEVTTFSDANTFDWNAVPQDGRFVILASTVRIRYNQHARETWKPDLHLVLWNPFQCLDIAAPALITYGFAPPAIEAVEAWLRDEVQATGQIPVPQFERQN, from the coding sequence ATGAATCAGACCATTATTAGCAGAGAAGAAGCGCGTAAGATTGCAGGACAGTCGATTATGATTCGCATGCCGGGCACCCGTTTAGAAGCAGAGGTTGCGGACTACCTGCGTGAACATCATATTCGTGCGATCTGCCTATTTCGCCAGAACATGGTCGACCAAGAACAACTGAGTCAATTCACAGCAGATTTACGTGCAGTGATGGGACCAGAAGCCCTGATCGGGATCGATCAAGAAGGTGGTGCCGTGGTCCGTTCAACTTGGGTACCACAACCGCCTGCAGCAATGTCCCTCGGTGCTAGTGATGATTTGGACTTAGCACGAGAAGTTGGCGCAGCGGTTGCGCGAAGTGTGAAATCCTTGGGCTTCAACTGGAATTTTGCACCAGTGCTCGATTTGAACAATAACGTCAACAATCCTGTGATTTCTGAACGCTCATTCGGTGCGGAGCCAGCCAAAGCGGTACGCCTCGCCAGTGCGTGGATGGAGGGTAGTTTGTCGGAAGGCGTGGCTTGCTGCGTCAAGCATTTCCCGGGGCATGGTGACACCCATGTTGATTCGCATCGTGATCTCCCCGAAGTTAATAAATCACGTGCACAATTGGATGCACTTGAGTTAGCACCTTTCCAAGCAGCGGCGAAACATGCGCCGGCGATGATGACTGCGCACATCGTGTATCCACAATTGGATGCGGAAAATCCAGCCACTATGTCTCCAAAGATTTTGACCGGCATCTTGCGCGATGAATGGAATTATCACGGCGTGGTGATCACCGATGGGATGGACATGCATGCAATCGCAGGCCGCTATGGCGTTGGTAATGCGGCAGTACGTGCGCTGGCTGCCGGAGCTGATATGGTGATGGCCCTCGGTACTCGCGAGACGCAACTGGAAACCTTAGAGGCCTTGACCGATGCGATCGAACAAGGGCAGATTCCCTATGAGCTATTGCAAAAGAAATTGAAACGCATCCGCAAACTCGCGAATGATTATCCTTGCGCGCCGAAAGCCTATACTGAGGAGCAGGACGTTGCCGATCGTGCCTTGATGGCGCGTGCTTGGAAAGCCGGATTGACGCCGTATTGCAATCCAAGCAAACCTGCCGCCGGTAGTCGGGTACGTTTGGTGATAAGTGCTGATGTGGTGAGTGATGGAGTTTCCGAGGCAGGTATTTCAGCCGATAAAGTGGCGGCCATGTTGCGTCGCGTGTTTGACGTCGAGGTGACCACCTTTAGCGATGCCAATACCTTTGATTGGAATGCAGTCCCGCAAGATGGACGATTCGTCATCTTGGCATCGACAGTGCGCATTCGTTACAACCAACACGCCCGCGAAACATGGAAGCCAGATTTGCATTTGGTTCTGTGGAATCCATTTCAGTGCCTTGATATTGCTGCGCCAGCTTTGATCACCTATGGTTTTGCACCGCCCGCGATTGAGGCAGTGGAAGCCTGGTTACGCGATGAAGTGCAAGCGACTGGACAAATCCCAGTACCGCAATTCGAACGGCAAAACTAA
- a CDS encoding carbohydrate ABC transporter permease, producing MNSPINKVLKLSLHYAILFALALLCIFPFWWTLVVALSTEGNVFEFPPSFVPQGVSLENFAEVFRVIPIADFYKNSIIITLMTVLWKLLFCSLAAYPLSRMKFTGQRLVFGLILATMVLPSEVNFLVNFITMTQLGLVNSYTAVVLPNVVNAVSILLLKQAFDEVPQDLLDAARVDGASEWTIFWRIVLPLITPWLATVGILSAVEAWNEYIWPSIVLSKPEDFPLSAGVLYLRGTYGSSTRVIAAGTILTVAPILLAFLLTQRFFMRGMDGAVK from the coding sequence ATGAATTCACCAATCAATAAAGTGCTGAAGCTGAGCCTACATTATGCGATCCTGTTCGCTTTGGCTTTGCTTTGCATTTTTCCTTTTTGGTGGACCTTGGTGGTGGCATTGTCGACTGAAGGGAATGTGTTTGAATTTCCCCCGAGCTTCGTGCCACAAGGCGTCAGTTTAGAAAACTTTGCCGAAGTATTTAGAGTCATTCCGATTGCGGACTTTTACAAAAATTCCATCATCATCACGCTCATGACAGTGCTGTGGAAGTTGTTGTTTTGTTCCTTGGCGGCTTATCCTTTGTCGCGCATGAAATTCACGGGCCAGCGCTTAGTGTTCGGCTTGATTTTGGCGACGATGGTGTTGCCATCCGAAGTGAATTTCCTCGTGAATTTTATTACGATGACACAGTTGGGTTTGGTGAATTCCTATACTGCAGTGGTGTTGCCAAATGTGGTGAACGCTGTGTCGATTCTTTTGCTTAAACAAGCCTTCGACGAGGTTCCACAAGATTTGCTTGATGCAGCGCGTGTTGATGGGGCCTCTGAATGGACCATTTTTTGGCGCATCGTGCTGCCCTTGATTACGCCGTGGTTGGCGACGGTGGGGATTTTGTCGGCGGTCGAAGCGTGGAACGAATACATTTGGCCATCGATCGTGTTGAGCAAGCCTGAGGATTTCCCGCTCTCCGCGGGTGTTTTGTATTTGCGAGGAACCTATGGCAGCAGCACGCGGGTGATCGCTGCGGGAACAATTTTGACGGTCGCACCAATCTTGCTTGCTTTCCTGTTGACGCAGCGTTTCTTCATGCGTGGCATGGATGGCGCGGTAAAATAA
- a CDS encoding carbohydrate ABC transporter permease produces MKSRFAFFRRHQLSAYLFLLPALLILALFGFWPVLYGSYLSFTDYSLVRETHWRGLANYIYIFNNDMFLTGLKNSILFLLIVPCIQICAISLAVLVNHQLPGMRLFRVAYYVPVVTTVSVVGIMWGFMFHDQGALNYILLKLHAINAPVAWLSDDSIALFAVMFVSLWRGLGWYMVMYLAALQSIPSEMQEAATLDGANAWQRFWKITVPMLMPTISVCSIMSVLAALKAYQEVDVLTQGGPMNSTFTALYYAYDQGLKHLKLPRGLAASFVVSLVCMAIAALCLRYLRPRHR; encoded by the coding sequence ATGAAATCAAGGTTCGCTTTCTTTCGCCGACATCAGCTCAGCGCTTATTTATTCCTACTTCCTGCCTTATTGATTTTGGCCTTGTTCGGTTTTTGGCCTGTACTCTATGGATCGTATCTGAGCTTCACTGATTACAGTTTGGTGCGCGAAACCCATTGGCGTGGATTGGCGAATTACATCTACATATTCAATAACGATATGTTTTTGACGGGACTCAAGAACTCGATCTTGTTTCTCCTGATTGTGCCGTGCATACAAATATGTGCGATTAGTTTGGCGGTTTTGGTGAATCACCAATTGCCGGGGATGCGCTTGTTTCGTGTCGCTTACTATGTGCCCGTGGTGACGACCGTTTCCGTGGTCGGCATTATGTGGGGCTTCATGTTTCATGACCAAGGTGCATTGAATTACATCTTACTGAAACTGCACGCGATTAATGCTCCAGTGGCGTGGTTGTCGGACGATAGTATCGCCTTGTTTGCGGTTATGTTTGTGTCGTTATGGCGTGGCCTCGGTTGGTATATGGTGATGTATCTGGCGGCTTTGCAATCGATTCCGAGCGAGATGCAAGAAGCAGCCACGCTGGATGGTGCGAATGCGTGGCAACGGTTTTGGAAGATCACAGTCCCGATGTTGATGCCGACGATTTCGGTGTGCAGCATCATGTCGGTGTTGGCGGCCTTGAAAGCCTATCAAGAAGTCGATGTGTTGACGCAAGGCGGCCCGATGAATTCGACATTTACGGCGCTGTATTACGCTTACGATCAAGGTTTGAAACATTTGAAATTGCCGCGCGGATTAGCGGCGAGTTTTGTTGTGTCCTTAGTGTGTATGGCGATCGCTGCGCTGTGTTTGCGCTATCTTCGACCTCGACATCGGTAA
- a CDS encoding ABC transporter substrate-binding protein produces MSLKPKFIPYFRELVQRYEASHPHVQVEWVDFPWDILQLKLITAIAAGTPPALVNLSVPWAEEMARDGLLQPVDHLMPPINPYTSGALNDVRFNGKIYAFPHYSNVNVVAYNRDILRAAGLEQAPKSMDDLLAYARQIYAKTGKAGYAPALGKIDGFMMQEGLPLIRNGKAVFNSPAHLALIEKLKVTYQANGFLKDKLFAEDNFPAVIDAYLGGRLGMMVSAPTALRRIQADSKLIYERTDIFPAPIGPTGIADGGWMFNFAIPKGVPREQLPAVAEFALYLTNDANQLAFAKMANVMPTTKQALANPYFQSLTQTTADVRSKTSASDRPVSFGAAEKAQAVAANAMEFSRSLYVAGIDDYDELRRFLVKAVEASVTGKRDTKSAMDEAVAIWNKKLAEQMR; encoded by the coding sequence ATGAGTCTGAAACCCAAATTCATTCCTTATTTCCGTGAGCTAGTCCAACGCTACGAGGCCAGTCATCCACACGTGCAAGTGGAATGGGTCGACTTTCCTTGGGATATTCTGCAACTTAAATTGATCACAGCAATCGCTGCCGGAACGCCACCCGCCTTAGTGAATTTGAGTGTTCCTTGGGCTGAAGAAATGGCGCGAGATGGATTATTGCAGCCAGTCGATCACTTGATGCCACCAATCAATCCCTATACGAGCGGTGCTTTAAATGACGTGCGTTTTAACGGCAAAATTTATGCGTTTCCGCATTACAGTAATGTGAATGTGGTGGCTTACAATCGCGACATTCTGCGTGCTGCAGGACTCGAACAAGCACCTAAAAGCATGGATGATTTGCTGGCCTATGCGCGTCAAATTTATGCCAAAACGGGTAAGGCCGGTTATGCACCCGCTTTGGGTAAGATCGATGGTTTCATGATGCAAGAGGGTTTGCCTTTGATACGCAATGGCAAAGCGGTGTTTAATTCGCCAGCCCATCTGGCGCTGATCGAAAAATTAAAAGTGACCTATCAAGCGAATGGTTTCTTGAAAGACAAGCTATTCGCAGAAGATAATTTCCCCGCTGTAATTGATGCCTACCTCGGCGGTCGCTTGGGTATGATGGTCTCTGCACCAACTGCTCTGCGACGCATACAAGCGGATTCAAAACTCATCTACGAACGCACCGATATTTTTCCTGCGCCCATCGGCCCGACCGGCATTGCTGATGGTGGATGGATGTTCAATTTCGCGATTCCTAAAGGCGTCCCTCGCGAACAATTACCGGCGGTTGCTGAATTCGCCTTGTATCTCACGAATGATGCAAATCAGTTAGCGTTTGCCAAAATGGCCAACGTCATGCCAACTACGAAGCAGGCTTTGGCTAATCCTTATTTTCAGAGCTTGACGCAAACGACCGCCGATGTGCGTTCGAAGACTTCAGCATCGGATCGACCAGTAAGCTTTGGCGCTGCAGAAAAGGCGCAAGCTGTCGCCGCCAATGCGATGGAGTTTTCGCGTAGTTTGTACGTGGCTGGTATTGATGATTATGACGAGTTACGTCGATTCCTAGTGAAGGCAGTGGAAGCCAGTGTGACAGGCAAACGCGATACGAAATCAGCGATGGATGAAGCAGTCGCGATTTGGAATAAAAAATTGGCGGAGCAAATGCGATGA
- a CDS encoding SIS domain-containing protein, with protein sequence MLKEACSSGEFVAAQLAHDTERLVELGKYLRATPPSSVVTIARGSSDHAANYAAYLIMSRLGHIVASLPMSLVTLNSAPLHVRNALAIAISQSGQSPDVVEPIRFFREGGASTVALVNDASSPLANAAQWTMPLHAGPELSVAATKSFITSMVAGARLAGHWQNDASFLAAIQDLPQTLEAATKIDWSNALDVLVPAERIMVVGRGISFSVALESALKFKETSVIQAEAFSGAEIKHGPMALIDDGYPLLIFATRGPAQAGLIALAEEMRGRGANVLLAAPDDVKERNLTLATTATPDLDPIAAIQSFYVMAAHLSVARGLDPDKPRHLSKVTKTN encoded by the coding sequence ATGCTTAAGGAAGCATGTTCGTCTGGTGAATTTGTTGCAGCCCAATTAGCCCACGATACTGAACGTTTAGTCGAACTAGGTAAGTACCTTAGAGCGACGCCGCCGTCTTCTGTCGTCACCATTGCACGTGGTAGTTCTGATCACGCGGCGAATTATGCCGCTTATCTGATCATGTCGCGCCTCGGCCATATCGTGGCTTCATTGCCGATGTCCTTGGTGACCTTGAATAGTGCGCCTTTACATGTGCGTAATGCGCTTGCGATCGCTATTTCGCAGTCTGGCCAAAGTCCAGACGTGGTCGAACCAATTCGCTTTTTCCGTGAGGGCGGCGCTTCAACCGTCGCTTTAGTGAACGACGCAAGTTCACCGCTCGCTAATGCAGCGCAATGGACCATGCCTTTGCATGCAGGACCAGAATTGAGTGTGGCGGCGACCAAGAGCTTTATTACGTCGATGGTGGCGGGTGCGCGCTTAGCAGGTCATTGGCAAAACGACGCGAGTTTTCTCGCAGCAATCCAAGACCTACCGCAAACGCTAGAAGCTGCTACCAAGATCGATTGGTCGAATGCCTTGGACGTGCTGGTGCCAGCGGAACGCATCATGGTGGTGGGACGTGGTATCAGTTTCTCAGTTGCCCTCGAATCTGCACTGAAGTTTAAAGAGACCTCCGTCATTCAAGCTGAAGCATTTAGTGGTGCGGAAATTAAGCACGGACCAATGGCCTTGATTGACGATGGTTATCCATTATTGATTTTCGCGACCCGTGGCCCAGCGCAAGCGGGCTTAATCGCCCTTGCTGAAGAAATGCGTGGTCGTGGTGCGAATGTTTTGTTGGCTGCACCAGACGATGTGAAAGAGCGTAATCTGACTTTGGCAACGACCGCAACGCCGGATCTCGATCCTATCGCTGCAATTCAGTCTTTCTATGTGATGGCGGCGCATTTGTCCGTGGCGCGCGGCCTTGATCCAGACAAACCACGTCACTTGAGTAAAGTGACAAAGACTAACTAG
- the nagA gene encoding N-acetylglucosamine-6-phosphate deacetylase, whose protein sequence is MTEQGQVMQELSGNILTAQGWVRGSINFADKIRAIQGEVSDPNANADCYILPGFIDLHVHGAGGKDTMEGGEAIKVISRMHARHGTTSMLATTMTAPMSDLEMALQALSTVCGQRQSGAARVLGVHLEGPYINPGKLGAQPDFAHAGSLEQVKKLNAIAPIKLITLAPEVEGNLAIVSQLTALGMRVQLGHTLGTYEDGVAAMENGATSFTHLYNAMSRLDHRAPGMVGAALAHATYAEIIPDLLHVHAGAIKTALRAIPKLYCVTDSTSASGMPDGEYMLGRQVVHKCLGGVRLADGTLAGSTLTMDQALRNLVKIGLELDDASKRVSTYAADFLGLSDRGRLQADAYADLVVLDRELNLIAVYIEGEKIELKDA, encoded by the coding sequence ATGACCGAACAAGGGCAAGTGATGCAAGAGCTCAGCGGAAATATTTTGACCGCCCAAGGTTGGGTGCGTGGTTCAATTAATTTTGCTGACAAGATTCGCGCCATTCAGGGTGAAGTAAGTGACCCGAACGCGAATGCTGATTGCTATATCTTGCCTGGCTTTATCGATCTTCATGTACATGGTGCGGGCGGTAAGGACACTATGGAAGGCGGTGAGGCAATTAAGGTCATTTCGCGTATGCATGCGCGGCATGGAACCACGAGCATGTTGGCGACCACCATGACGGCGCCAATGTCAGATTTGGAAATGGCGCTGCAGGCACTCTCGACCGTGTGCGGTCAACGACAGTCTGGTGCTGCGCGTGTGTTGGGCGTGCATTTGGAAGGGCCTTATATCAACCCTGGTAAGCTTGGCGCACAACCAGATTTCGCTCATGCAGGCTCCTTAGAACAAGTCAAAAAACTCAATGCCATTGCACCGATCAAACTGATCACCTTGGCGCCTGAAGTTGAAGGCAATTTGGCAATCGTGAGTCAGTTGACGGCGCTCGGTATGCGCGTTCAACTCGGGCATACTTTAGGAACTTATGAAGATGGTGTCGCCGCGATGGAGAATGGCGCCACTAGTTTTACTCACCTCTATAACGCGATGTCGCGCTTGGATCACAGAGCACCAGGAATGGTTGGTGCTGCTCTGGCACACGCGACCTATGCAGAAATTATTCCTGATCTTTTACATGTGCATGCCGGTGCAATTAAGACCGCTTTGCGTGCGATTCCTAAACTGTATTGCGTCACCGATTCGACCTCTGCCTCTGGTATGCCAGATGGCGAATACATGTTAGGTCGCCAAGTTGTGCATAAATGTTTGGGTGGTGTACGTTTGGCTGATGGAACTTTGGCCGGTAGCACCTTGACCATGGATCAGGCATTACGCAATTTAGTCAAAATTGGTTTAGAACTGGACGATGCTTCAAAGCGTGTTTCTACTTACGCAGCAGATTTTTTAGGTTTATCTGATCGCGGACGTTTGCAGGCCGATGCTTATGCCGACCTCGTAGTTCTTGATCGTGAACTAAATCTGATCGCTGTTTATATAGAAGGAGAGAAAATTGAGCTCAAAGATGCTTAA
- a CDS encoding GntR family transcriptional regulator — translation MLAQLLDFKPDGDSSTPLYLQLANKLANGIHNGYWQPDEALPSERMLAETLNISRVTARKAIEMLCERGLLTRKHGSGTYITPKLEQPLSRLTNFSEELRQRGFMPGSQWLSRDTGVASPEEILSLGLSPHAVVSRLKRLRTADNVVMAIESSTIPNVYLPNPKLVTDSLYGHLEMNNVAPTRALQHIRAVSATAEQAKLIGLKQGTAMLLITRVGYLASGAAVELTHSYCRSDYYDFVVELFR, via the coding sequence ATGTTGGCTCAACTTCTTGATTTTAAACCGGATGGAGATAGCTCCACCCCTCTGTATTTGCAGTTGGCGAATAAGTTAGCAAATGGAATTCATAACGGTTATTGGCAACCAGATGAGGCTTTGCCCTCCGAGCGTATGCTGGCCGAAACTTTGAACATTTCGCGCGTCACTGCACGTAAAGCCATCGAGATGCTGTGCGAACGTGGATTGCTGACACGCAAACATGGTTCTGGAACTTACATTACGCCGAAGCTGGAACAGCCTTTGTCTCGCTTGACGAACTTCAGCGAAGAGTTGCGTCAACGTGGATTTATGCCTGGTTCGCAATGGTTGTCGCGCGATACTGGAGTGGCGTCACCGGAAGAAATTCTTTCATTAGGTTTGTCGCCGCATGCCGTGGTATCGCGTTTGAAGCGTTTGCGTACGGCAGATAACGTTGTTATGGCGATTGAAAGCTCGACGATTCCTAATGTCTATTTGCCCAATCCTAAATTGGTCACAGATAGTCTGTACGGCCATCTGGAAATGAACAATGTCGCGCCGACCCGTGCTTTGCAGCATATTCGAGCGGTTAGCGCGACGGCTGAGCAAGCCAAGTTGATTGGTTTGAAGCAGGGTACTGCAATGCTGTTGATTACGCGTGTTGGTTATTTGGCGAGTGGCGCCGCGGTGGAGTTAACGCATTCATACTGCCGCAGCGATTATTATGATTTTGTCGTGGAGTTGTTTAGATGA
- a CDS encoding BadF/BadG/BcrA/BcrD ATPase family protein yields MQYQYLIGVDGGGTGTRVILMDREGKELARGSAGPSGLMHGANQAWSAILEAINMAFASIGMVRPALEVIAVGCGLAGVNNRQWAEEFKAANPGFGRLAIETDAGTTLLGAHGGKAGAIIALGTGSVGEVMDAAGNRREVGGWGFPSSDEASGAWMGLRAVNHLQHALDGRAQMDMFAQSLLEFCGGSKDAVFAWLAGATQTKFAQLAPIVVEFAEKSGKAKNILKEAGIEVEKMANALDPSGTIPIALCGGLAEVVWLYLPESLLHRVTKPKGDSALGALILVKSQLLKS; encoded by the coding sequence ATGCAATACCAATATTTGATCGGCGTCGATGGTGGTGGAACGGGAACTCGCGTGATTCTCATGGATCGTGAGGGGAAAGAGCTGGCGCGTGGTTCAGCTGGTCCATCTGGTCTGATGCACGGGGCAAACCAAGCGTGGTCTGCTATTTTGGAAGCGATCAACATGGCCTTTGCAAGCATCGGCATGGTTCGTCCAGCGTTGGAAGTGATTGCTGTAGGTTGTGGTTTGGCTGGCGTTAATAATCGGCAATGGGCCGAGGAATTCAAAGCCGCTAATCCTGGTTTCGGCAGGTTGGCCATCGAGACCGATGCAGGCACCACCTTATTGGGGGCGCACGGAGGCAAAGCAGGAGCGATTATTGCACTCGGCACAGGTAGCGTTGGTGAAGTGATGGATGCAGCAGGGAACCGTCGCGAGGTTGGTGGTTGGGGCTTCCCCTCGAGTGATGAGGCGAGCGGCGCTTGGATGGGCTTGCGGGCGGTAAATCATCTTCAGCATGCTTTGGATGGACGTGCGCAGATGGATATGTTTGCGCAGTCCTTGCTTGAATTTTGTGGTGGAAGCAAAGATGCCGTGTTTGCTTGGTTAGCGGGCGCGACGCAAACAAAGTTCGCTCAGTTGGCGCCAATCGTGGTCGAATTTGCTGAAAAAAGTGGCAAAGCGAAAAATATTTTAAAAGAAGCTGGTATTGAAGTGGAAAAAATGGCGAATGCCCTCGATCCCTCTGGTACGATACCGATCGCACTATGCGGTGGTCTTGCTGAAGTGGTCTGGTTGTATTTGCCAGAATCCTTGTTACATCGTGTCACCAAACCAAAAGGTGATTCCGCTCTAGGTGCCCTCATTTTGGTCAAAAGCCAATTGTTGAAATCGTAG